The region ccatTTGAGCCTTGCTTCATCTGAGCGGCGTCCGTTTTCGCGGCCTTGGAGCTGTTGCCGTTGGGCGAACAGCTCCCGACGAACCCTGCCCCGCCTTGATTGGAGAACGAGCACGTATTGTACCTTGCAAAGAATGAAAACGGTTAGTATGCAACATATGGATGATTTAAGGATTCACAAAGGACACTGATATTATGCTTTGCACCTCGTGAATGCCGAGAGGTCTGATCGTCTCACGACGTTCCTCTGTTCCTCCTGGATCGCATCCGCACCCTCCGTGGTCGATCTCGACCTCTTTAGGCTCAGCTCAAGATATGGCATGGCGTTCTCACGGTCGGCGTCTTTCCCTTCCGGCACTTGTGAGGAGCAGTTAGGAGCATCTATTGCTCTAGCTGCCTGTTGGGCGTCCATGTTTTTGGCCATCGAACCGATTAGGTCAGCAGCTCGAACAATTGGCTCATCCGAATTTTCCATAACTGTATCGTTGGAGTTGTTCTGTGGCAGATACTCACACCGTCCATTATCTGTTGGTTTGACCGAACTCTCGTTCGGGGAGGATTGATCATCTGTGTTCAAATTACCAGGGGCACCTATCTCCAGCTCCTTCCCTTTGAACTCATCACCTGGAAAACATATTGGAATTTATTTAGTCAGTACAAAATGGCACAAGTAGCAGGCTTTTGGTTCAGTTGCACAGTGAgccggttgagcacttgagcataccATACCATTAGTTTCTTTTGGTTTCTGGCATTTTTTGTTATCTGTACCTCTTAATCTATTGCTGCATATCTCTGACTTGAGGTGGCTCACATGCGCGCAAGTGCTATCAGGAGGATCAACTGACTGATCCGGAGACATGTCCTGTGGACTGTCGATCTCAACGGCACGCTTTGTCCATGAGCTCTGCGCCTTAAAATAAATTGATGAGAAAACTTGTTCAGATGCAGATACTTCTCACATATCTAAGTATTCTACTTACAGCAGTTGATTCAAGTTTCAAAGTCCAAACAACTAGCATATGTTTCAAATCTTACTATCCAGCAGTTTCCTCGTACAGTTTAAGCAAAGACTTCTACTACACTAGAGTAAAATACAGACCTGTCTAAGTTCGGTAGTTTACAAAAAGAATGAGTCATGTAGTAGTCACAGATAATTTGTTTGCTATATGGACAAATTGACCTCTAGTGCACTAGCAGAAGCAGTTAGTTGCATTCAGTTTTATCTAGCTTCCTTATCCTAAAAATTGTTGTGTTCAGTCTTGTCTGGAAATATTACAGATAGTAGTAAAAAAAAACATAAAAATCTCATACCTGAGTGCCACTACCATTATCGCTGCCATCCCTTGCATTGAGCCCCATGCTGGCATCGTCGTTGCGGTTATTGCTGTTATTATTGGAATCGTCAGCGCTCTTTGATTTGGTACACTTCTGCGTCTGAATGGCACTTCCACTACCACTGCCACTGGACTGAGTTCCATGAAAACAACTTTGTTTTAGTACCCAGTACCATACCAGTAAAAGATGCACTAGTAAGCTGGAAGGACACAAGTGAAACTAGGAactgaagcagcagcagcagcagcagtagtattTCTGAATGATGATACACCATGAGAGATAGTAACTTACGCTGTGAGAGCGTCTCCACACATGCGCCCAAAGGTTCTTAAGCTCGTTCTTACGTATCGGCTTGGCCAAGAAGTCAGCAGCACCATTTGACAGGCAACTGAGGACCGTGCCCATCGAATCGTGCGACGACATCACTGGAAACCAAGAAGATATAAATCTATGCACGTGGACGAAATGGACCTGATACTGAAACATTATAGCGGCGAGGGGGTGCTTACTGATGACGGGGATGTCCTTGCAGACCTCGTGGTTCATGATCCTGCCGAGCAGGTCGATCCCGGAGAGACCGCCGTGCATGAAGACCTCTGTCAGAACAAGGTCGATGTTGCTCTGCATGTCCTGGAGATACGCCCACGCCTGGTGGCCGTTTTCAGCAGGGATAACTGAACATGACAGACAACCAACGCCCAGATTTagtacctccatgacgaccgagccaGTGCAAATTAACACCGGTAGTAGCTGAGACAGAGTATGAGTAAGGACCTTGGTACATGCAGTggcggagcagggcggtgacgacCTGCCGGGTGGAGTCGTCGGTCTCCACGAGCAGGACCCGGATGGTCTTCCTGTGGAGGAACTCCTCCCAGCAGCGCGGCTGGGCGGCATGGTCCCCTTGAGGCgacggcggctgctgctgctgctgctgctggtgatgACGGTCCATGGCGCTAGGAGGAGGCGGCCTGACTCCAAGAGGAAACATGTTGGGGTCGTTTGGTGGTTGACGGCGAGGGAGGAGGCGCGCATAATAGCACAACCAGCAGTACGCTGCCGTGAGTAATAATCGAACCTCGGTCGCATccggcgtgcgtgcgtgcgttcgTCGACGGCGGGCCAccgaatcaaatcaagaaaacaAAACGCAAAAAACACAGAGAAGAGCAAGTGGTTGAGACGGAGCGGAATGAATCGTCTCCTCGAATGGAGCTGCCGGCGGCTAAAAGGGGGGCAGTAGCAGACAAGGCGGCGAGCCGGTTAATCTCCAGAAATTTCCGGGCACATATTATTAGCTAGAGAGAGGGCCTGGAGTGAAGGAAGGAGCATGCCCTGGATCCACACGCAGATTGAAACGGATGATTCGATCCCCAATCGGGCAGGAACAGAGCAGACGAGTGACAGACAGGCGGGAGCTCACCTCGCGTTTGTCGCGCTGCGCTGCCGGtcaggttgaggaggaggaggacgacgaagacgcgggagggggcgcggccatggacggcggcggcgactgCAGTCGAGTCGAGCAGAGGGAGAGATCGACGGAGGCGGCTGGAGGAGTAgtccgcgtgtgtgtgtgtgtgcgggaaGCGAAGGGGGGCGGAGGAGTAGATATTGGGGGAGGGGGCGGGTGACGTGGACGAAATGGAGGCGGGGAGCGCCGGTGGTGGGGCCCCGGGGCGGCCAGAAAGAGATCCCCGTAAATCAAAAGCCGCGCGCTCCACACCCCGCCGCACCCGCGCTGGATCCGCATATCTTTTCTGCCCTCCGGAGGCGCCCAGCCCGGGCCAGCGGATCACCGGGGGATGTGGATTTTGTGGGCCCCGCCTGGCGGCCGGTGGCGGAAGCAAACGGAGGAGCTGCTTGGCGCCGGGACAAACCGGGTGCCGACGCGTGGACGGACGGCTGCCCTCGCTCGCCTCTCAATCAACTCCTTGGCAACGGTGGTGGAGTCGAAGGAGTCGAGGGGAGCCCTGGAACGCTGGAGCCGTCAACTCAATCCATCCTCTTCGACCAGCCCTAGTGTGAAGAAGCGCTTGCCATGGATTTTGCTCGTGTGACCAAATACCGCTCCAAGGTTCCGCCCCCTTTCAAATCCTCCCTCGGTTTTCTTTTTTACTCTGCATACAGGATTTGTCTGAAGCCAACTTCATAGAGAAAGAAGTACACGGCTGATGATGTGCGTAAGGCTGCGTTTAGCATCGGCGATCTTAAGGCCCCAGGTCCCGATGGGCTTCATgccatttttttcaaaaaatattggCATATTCTGGGAGATGATATTATCCAACAAGTCTTGCTAGCTATTAATTCCAGGAAGATCCCACCTGAATGGAATGAGACAACGATCGTTATGATCCCGAAGATGGACACACCAGAGTTGGTAACTCAATTTCGTCCAATTAGTCTATGCAATGTCCTATATAAAATTGTGTCCAAAATGCTAGCTTTCCGTTTGAAAAGTATTCTACCTGATATTATTTCGCCCACCCAAAGTGCCTTTGTACCTGGGAGGATGATCACGGATAATATTCTAATTGCATATGAATGTATACACAAGATCAAGAATAAAAGAGCTGGTCGAACAGGGTTATGTGCAGTCAAGTTAGATATGCATAAAGCATATGACAGAGTGGAATGGTCTTTCCTTCGTCATATGATGTCAGCTTTGGGTTTCCACGGCCAATTTATTAAGATGATGATGTCATGTGTAAGCTCGGTCAGCTACAGAGTGAGATTTAATTCTCATGAAACAGGGTCTTTCACACCTACGAGGGGCATTCGACAGGGTGATCCCCTTTCCCCATATATGTTCCTACTGTGTGCAGAAGGCCTGTCCAGTTTATTGGAGTTTGAAGAAGAAGCTGGTGGCATAGAGGGAATAAGAGTGTGCAAAAATGCACCATCAGTATCACATCTTTTATTTGCTGATGACTCTCTCATTCTCATGAACGCAGATGTCCTAAATGCAGCTTCCTTACAACATGTTCTGGATACCTACTGTCAGAGTTCGGGACAATTGGTGAGCCTATCAAAATCTAGTGTGTACTTCAGTCCTAACACCCCTCTGGTAACAAAAACTGAGGTTTGTCAACTATTACATATTGATACTGAAGCTTTGTCTGACAAATATCTTGGGCTGCCTGCAATGGTAGGAGCGGATAGGAGTGACTGCTTCCGATATTTCtgtgaaagaataaaagaaagattgAAAGGATGGATGGAGAAGCAACTATCTAGAGGTGGTAAGGAAATACTTATTAAATCTGTAGCTCAAGCAATCCATGTTTTTGCCATGTCAGTATTCAGCCTACCGAAGGGGATTTGCAAGGAGATCACGGATTTGATAGCTCAATTCTGGTGGGGTGATGACGAAGATCATAAAAGAATGCGTTGGTACACTTGGTGGAAACTTTGTTACCCGAAGAATGAAGGAGGAATGGGCTTCAGGGATCTTTATTCCTTCAATTTGGCTATGCTGTCTAAGCAGTGTTGGCGTCTCATTAACAATCCGGAGTCGCTATGTGCTCGGGTTCTAAAAGCAAAGTACTACCCGAATGGAAGCCTACTCCAAGCAACCCTAAAAAGTGGGGCTTCATTCACTTGGCAGAGTATAATGAAGGGATTAGAGACTTTTAAATTGGGATATGTTTGGCGAATTGGAACCGGTGAGCATGTGAAAATATGGACCGATCCATGGGTACCATCGAGTCCTAACAGGAAGGTAATCTCGAGCAGGGGACAGTCTATCCTTTCTTCGGTTAGCGACCTCATTGACCCTTACACCGGGGCATGGGATGAAGCGTTGATCCGCTCTATCTTCAACCCAGTGGACGTCCAAAGGATCTTGCAAATTCCCTTGAGTACGGCAGCTTTTGAGGATTTTATTGCCTGGAACCCTGATCGGAGAGGGGTCTTTACTGTCCGATCAGCTTATCACACACAATGGGTTCAGACTTACCGGCAGCATGCAAATGTTTGGGCATGTCCGTCTGGCTCAACTACACCGGAAATCTGGAGTAGAGTTTGGAAACTGCAAGTCCCTCGTAAGGTGCAGATTTTCTGTTGGTGGGCTCTCCACGGAATAATACCTTTGAAAGCAATACTCACAAACAGACATGTAGGCTCTAATGGATCTTGCCCGATCTGTCACCAGGCTGCGGAAGATGTGCGTCACCTGTTCTTCGAATGCACACATGCTCACGAGTTATGGCAGAGACTAGGCATTCTGGATATAATCGAAGAAGCTATAACATTTGATCGCTCGGGATCAATCATATTTGAACACCTACTGTTGGCGGAAGACAGGGCACTACCTCTCAAACCCAGTCTTGATATGAAACATGTGCTGGCTGTTGGAGTTTGGTATCTATGGTGGGTTAGGCGTGAGTTAACGCATGGAGgagcgccaccttcaccaacaaGGTGGCCACTCTCCGTCCTAGTGATAGCGACTAACTACCATCAGATAAATAGTAGGAACCGGGCAATACAGGAGCATACATGGAGAAAACCAGAGCCGAACTTTGTGAAAGTCAATGTGGATGCGTCTTTCCATTTGGACGAGGGAACTGGAGCTACGACGGCGGTCATTAGGGATCACAAAGGTAACTTTGTGGCTGCCCAATGCCGCTATATCCAATTTGCAGCGGACGTGGTGACCACGGAAGCGTTGGCTATGCGCGATGGACTGTTTTTTGCCAATACCCTGGGTTTTTCTCGAGTTGAAGCATAGTCTGATTCCCTCATGGTGATTGATGCTTGCACTGGACAAACAAGATGGTGGGACACTGCAACGACAATATTTGCGGAGTGTGTGGATGCGGCTACGTCTATTGGGAAGGTCACTTTTAATCATTGTTTTCGATCATGTAATGATGCGGCGCATGTGCTAGCTAAACATATTTTTTGTAATAAGGTTTCTAGTAGCTGGACGGACGAGCCACCCGGCTGTCTTGTTTCCAGACTTGTGGATGATGTTTTACTGCTTTAATTTGCAATAAAGCTAGCCATAATGGCCTTCCCTAAAAAAAACTTCATAGAGAAAGAAATATCAACGTTCACACTACGAAATCGGATAAGATCCTTTCAGTTCTCTTCGCATTGCTTTGAATGTCTTTAGATGCATCACACAATTAATTTTCATGGCTCTTGCGCATATGACCCAAGTACCACGCAAGAGTTTGCCATGGATTCTTCGGCCTTACTAGGGTGAAGTGTGAAGAgtttgtcatggatttcactcgtaTTTTTTTCTTGCGAGGGAAAAATGAGTTTTATTCCATGATAAGTAGAGTTACATCCAAGACGCAAAAAACCCTTAATACACATATGTCCTTGACGTAACCACACATGTGTGGTGCACTCAATGCCAGTAGGATGTGAAGACGACCAAGGCCAGCCTTACTGCTACGGTGCTATACAGTGTGCGCATACTTTGTCCGTCACGCCCCAGACGATGGCCAGGGCTGCCTGGGGCCTGACGCCGCTCCTGTTCGGTATAGCTATAGATTGCCATGGATTTTGCTCTTACGGCCGAATTGCCACTCAGAAGTTTCGC is a window of Triticum dicoccoides isolate Atlit2015 ecotype Zavitan chromosome 2B, WEW_v2.0, whole genome shotgun sequence DNA encoding:
- the LOC119362183 gene encoding two-component response regulator-like PRR37 isoform X1 — protein: MFPLGVRPPPPSAMDRHHQQQQQQQPPSPQGDHAAQPRCWEEFLHRKTIRVLLVETDDSTRQVVTALLRHCMYQVIPAENGHQAWAYLQDMQSNIDLVLTEVFMHGGLSGIDLLGRIMNHEVCKDIPVIMMSSHDSMGTVLSCLSNGAADFLAKPIRKNELKNLWAHVWRRSHSSSGSGSGSAIQTQKCTKSKSADDSNNNSNNRNDDASMGLNARDGSDNGSGTQAQSSWTKRAVEIDSPQDMSPDQSVDPPDSTCAHVSHLKSEICSNRLRGTDNKKCQKPKETNGDEFKGKELEIGAPGNLNTDDQSSPNESSVKPTDNGRCEYLPQNNSNDTVMENSDEPIVRAADLIGSMAKNMDAQQAARAIDAPNCSSQVPEGKDADRENAMPYLELSLKRSRSTTEGADAIQEEQRNVVRRSDLSAFTRYNTCSFSNQGGAGFVGSCSPNGNSSKAAKTDAAQMKQGSNGSSNNNDMGSTTKSVMTKPGGNNKVSPINGNTHTSAFHRVQPWTPATATGKDKVDDVSKKNAAAAAAAAAKDNGGEAQSKHPCAAAHDANGGSAGGAQSNVINPSGPVEGHAANYGSNSGSNNNTNNGGSTAATAAAAAAVHGETGGIDKRSNMMHMKRERRVAAVNKFREKRKERNFGKKVRYQSRKRLAEQRPRVRGQFVRQPPPPAAVER
- the LOC119362183 gene encoding two-component response regulator-like PRR37 isoform X4, translating into MDRHHQQQQQQQPPSPQGDHAAQPRCWEEFLHRKTIRVLLVETDDSTRQVVTALLRHCMYQVIPAENGHQAWAYLQDMQSNIDLVLTEVFMHGGLSGIDLLGRIMNHEVCKDIPVIMMSSHDSMGTVLSCLSNGAADFLAKPIRKNELKNLWAHVWRRSHSSSGSGSGSAIQTQKCTKSKSADDSNNNSNNRNDDASMGLNARDGSDNGSGTQAQSSWTKRAVEIDSPQDMSPDQSVDPPDSTCAHVSHLKSEICSNRLRGTDNKKCQKPKETNGDEFKGKELEIGAPGNLNTDDQSSPNESSVKPTDNGRCEYLPQNNSNDTVMENSDEPIVRAADLIGSMAKNMDAQQAARAIDAPNCSSQVPEGKDADRENAMPYLELSLKRSRSTTEGADAIQEEQRNVVRRSDLSAFTRYNTCSFSNQGGAGFVGSCSPNGNSSKAAKTDAAQMKQGSNGSSNNNDMGSTTKSVMTKPGGNNKVSPINGNTHTSAFHRVQPWTPATATGKDKVDDVSKKNAAAAAAAAAKDNGGEAQSKHPCAAAHDANGGSAGGAQSNVINPSGPVEGHAANYGSNSGSNNNTNNGGSTAATAAAAAAVHGETGGIDKRSNMMHMKRERRVAAVNKFREKRKERNFGKKVRYQSRKRLAEQRPRVRGQFVRQPPPPAAVER
- the LOC119362183 gene encoding two-component response regulator-like PRR37 isoform X3, encoding MRPRPPPPSAMDRHHQQQQQQQPPSPQGDHAAQPRCWEEFLHRKTIRVLLVETDDSTRQVVTALLRHCMYQVIPAENGHQAWAYLQDMQSNIDLVLTEVFMHGGLSGIDLLGRIMNHEVCKDIPVIMMSSHDSMGTVLSCLSNGAADFLAKPIRKNELKNLWAHVWRRSHSSSGSGSGSAIQTQKCTKSKSADDSNNNSNNRNDDASMGLNARDGSDNGSGTQAQSSWTKRAVEIDSPQDMSPDQSVDPPDSTCAHVSHLKSEICSNRLRGTDNKKCQKPKETNGDEFKGKELEIGAPGNLNTDDQSSPNESSVKPTDNGRCEYLPQNNSNDTVMENSDEPIVRAADLIGSMAKNMDAQQAARAIDAPNCSSQVPEGKDADRENAMPYLELSLKRSRSTTEGADAIQEEQRNVVRRSDLSAFTRYNTCSFSNQGGAGFVGSCSPNGNSSKAAKTDAAQMKQGSNGSSNNNDMGSTTKSVMTKPGGNNKVSPINGNTHTSAFHRVQPWTPATATGKDKVDDVSKKNAAAAAAAAAKDNGGEAQSKHPCAAAHDANGGSAGGAQSNVINPSGPVEGHAANYGSNSGSNNNTNNGGSTAATAAAAAAVHGETGGIDKRSNMMHMKRERRVAAVNKFREKRKERNFGKKVRYQSRKRLAEQRPRVRGQFVRQPPPPAAVER
- the LOC119362183 gene encoding two-component response regulator-like PRR37 isoform X2, translated to MFPLGVRPPPPSAMDRHHQQQQQQQPPSPQGDHAAQPRCWEEFLHRKTIRVLLVETDDSTRQVVTALLRHCMYQVIPAENGHQAWAYLQDMQSNIDLVLTEVFMHGGLSGIDLLGRIMNHEVCKDIPVIMMSSHDSMGTVLSCLSNGAADFLAKPIRKNELKNLWAHVWRRSHSSSGSGSGSAIQTQKCTKSKSADDSNNNSNNRNDDASMGLNARDGSDNGSGTQSSWTKRAVEIDSPQDMSPDQSVDPPDSTCAHVSHLKSEICSNRLRGTDNKKCQKPKETNGDEFKGKELEIGAPGNLNTDDQSSPNESSVKPTDNGRCEYLPQNNSNDTVMENSDEPIVRAADLIGSMAKNMDAQQAARAIDAPNCSSQVPEGKDADRENAMPYLELSLKRSRSTTEGADAIQEEQRNVVRRSDLSAFTRYNTCSFSNQGGAGFVGSCSPNGNSSKAAKTDAAQMKQGSNGSSNNNDMGSTTKSVMTKPGGNNKVSPINGNTHTSAFHRVQPWTPATATGKDKVDDVSKKNAAAAAAAAAKDNGGEAQSKHPCAAAHDANGGSAGGAQSNVINPSGPVEGHAANYGSNSGSNNNTNNGGSTAATAAAAAAVHGETGGIDKRSNMMHMKRERRVAAVNKFREKRKERNFGKKVRYQSRKRLAEQRPRVRGQFVRQPPPPAAVER
- the LOC119362183 gene encoding two-component response regulator-like PRR37 isoform X5, yielding MFPLGVRPPPPSAMDRHHQQQQQQQPPSPQGDHAAQPRCWEEFLHRKTIRVLLVETDDSTRQVVTALLRHCMYQVIPAENGHQAWAYLQDMQSNIDLVLTEVFMHGGLSGIDLLGRIMNHEVCKDIPVIMMSSHDSMGTVLSCLSNGAADFLAKPIRKNELKNLWAHVWRRSHSSSGSGSGSAIQTQKCTKSKSADDSNNNSNNRNDDASMGLNARDGSDNGSGTQAQSSWTKRAVEIDSPQDMSPDQSVDPPDSTCAHVSHLKSEICSNRLRGDEFKGKELEIGAPGNLNTDDQSSPNESSVKPTDNGRCEYLPQNNSNDTVMENSDEPIVRAADLIGSMAKNMDAQQAARAIDAPNCSSQVPEGKDADRENAMPYLELSLKRSRSTTEGADAIQEEQRNVVRRSDLSAFTRYNTCSFSNQGGAGFVGSCSPNGNSSKAAKTDAAQMKQGSNGSSNNNDMGSTTKSVMTKPGGNNKVSPINGNTHTSAFHRVQPWTPATATGKDKVDDVSKKNAAAAAAAAAKDNGGEAQSKHPCAAAHDANGGSAGGAQSNVINPSGPVEGHAANYGSNSGSNNNTNNGGSTAATAAAAAAVHGETGGIDKRSNMMHMKRERRVAAVNKFREKRKERNFGKKVRYQSRKRLAEQRPRVRGQFVRQPPPPAAVER